The [Eubacterium] siraeum genome contains a region encoding:
- a CDS encoding ubiquitin-like domain-containing protein: MTDGFSRNFNAVMPVWVLLKPTDMMTKGGYMFPRFRNTGLTIRISKNAALKILLIFGSIFGVFLMTGLLYFRNDVEIIDENEKRIVYTVSADPYEILRENHITLGTYDRIDFTGFEENVATATLTIERAFDVDILEGGKKTATAHSVDATVAQLLEQAGVELGEYDKVSPAKTAVLKEGQKIAVTRAYDVKITADGKTTTVKCLDNTVSELLKRAKITLGKNDMVSEELESKITGPAEIKVSRVEIKTEKQDKIIPYQTSTVTSNILAIGQSEVRTKGVNGKIRTTTTTTYIDGVKTDVKKTTKVVTKKVDEVIAEGAAIVTPYCKIDDTSIVLRNGRPVDYEYVVSGKATAYTAPEGAYTASGRMAEIGTVAVNPNVIPYGSKLYIVGQYDNICYGYAIAADTGDGMMAGTIPVDVYMGSTEEHYDDACAWGLQYVDIYVVEVGNG, translated from the coding sequence GTGACAGACGGATTTAGCCGTAATTTTAATGCCGTGATGCCCGTATGGGTACTGCTTAAACCTACCGATATGATGACGAAAGGCGGATATATGTTTCCCAGATTCAGAAACACCGGACTGACAATACGCATATCAAAGAACGCAGCACTTAAAATACTGCTTATATTCGGCAGTATCTTCGGAGTATTCCTTATGACAGGTCTGCTCTACTTCAGAAATGACGTTGAGATAATCGACGAGAACGAAAAGCGTATTGTTTATACGGTAAGTGCCGACCCTTATGAGATACTCAGAGAGAACCACATAACGCTCGGCACATACGACAGGATAGACTTCACCGGCTTTGAGGAGAACGTGGCAACAGCCACTCTTACTATCGAAAGAGCCTTTGACGTTGATATTCTGGAAGGCGGCAAGAAGACCGCCACTGCACACAGTGTAGACGCAACAGTGGCACAGCTGCTTGAGCAGGCAGGCGTTGAGCTTGGCGAATATGACAAGGTATCACCTGCAAAGACGGCTGTTCTTAAAGAAGGACAGAAGATTGCTGTTACAAGAGCCTATGACGTGAAGATTACGGCAGACGGAAAGACAACAACCGTAAAGTGCCTTGACAACACGGTTTCAGAGCTTTTGAAAAGAGCGAAAATAACACTCGGTAAGAACGATATGGTAAGCGAGGAACTTGAATCCAAGATAACCGGACCTGCCGAGATAAAGGTTTCAAGAGTCGAGATAAAGACTGAAAAACAGGATAAGATTATCCCTTATCAGACATCTACCGTAACGAGCAACATTCTGGCTATAGGTCAGAGCGAGGTTCGTACAAAGGGTGTCAACGGCAAGATAAGAACTACAACGACCACTACCTACATTGACGGTGTTAAGACGGACGTAAAGAAGACCACTAAGGTAGTGACCAAGAAGGTTGACGAGGTTATAGCCGAGGGTGCGGCAATCGTAACTCCTTATTGCAAGATAGATGATACATCTATCGTACTAAGGAACGGCAGACCGGTTGACTATGAGTATGTGGTATCCGGCAAGGCTACAGCCTATACAGCGCCCGAAGGTGCGTATACCGCAAGCGGCAGAATGGCTGAGATAGGCACAGTTGCGGTAAATCCCAATGTTATCCCCTACGGCTCGAAGCTCTATATAGTCGGTCAGTATGACAATATCTGCTACGGCTATGCTATTGCCGCCGATACAGGTGATGGAATGATGGCAGGTACGATTCCTGTGGACGTATATATGGGCAGTACAGAGGAGCATTATGACGATGCTTGCGCATGGGGTCTGCAATACGTTGATATTTACGTTGTAGAAGTCGGCAACGGCTAA
- a CDS encoding acyl-CoA thioester hydrolase has translation MKHLHFEPEADGFYGAYWESKTPSDTAMIAMLGDDPEDYMGKTCVKWLHTYGINVMSMSPGKKNYSHHNYPIERIGSAIEWLKSHGNKKIGIVGASTTATVALVAASYYHDLTLTVALTPSDFVWQGFAQGNRDGCKEWPVENESIVSIGGKPVPFMPFVYKHPEYWQKIAKASKEHGDSTYSKDVFDDSEAAGLLKEEHFIPVENIGGKLVLVGAEDDSLWDTAKYIRRMDSRLKSRPHSCKYSVYLYEHGTHFVFPESVLKKALPVGADMLVNMCFSAAKKFPDECKAMRIDLDKKLTEEILDWKSNN, from the coding sequence ATGAAACATCTGCATTTTGAACCCGAAGCCGACGGCTTTTACGGCGCATATTGGGAAAGTAAAACCCCGTCCGATACCGCAATGATAGCAATGCTCGGTGACGACCCCGAAGACTATATGGGCAAAACCTGCGTGAAATGGCTTCATACCTACGGAATTAACGTAATGTCAATGTCGCCCGGAAAGAAGAACTACAGCCACCACAACTATCCCATTGAGCGTATCGGCTCGGCTATAGAATGGCTCAAATCCCACGGCAACAAGAAAATCGGCATTGTCGGTGCCTCTACAACAGCCACAGTCGCTCTTGTCGCCGCCTCATATTATCATGACCTCACGCTCACTGTTGCCCTGACTCCGAGCGACTTTGTATGGCAAGGCTTCGCACAGGGCAATCGTGACGGCTGTAAGGAATGGCCAGTCGAAAACGAATCTATCGTGTCGATAGGCGGTAAACCCGTACCCTTTATGCCCTTTGTCTATAAGCACCCTGAGTATTGGCAGAAGATAGCCAAAGCTTCTAAGGAACACGGCGATTCCACATATTCAAAGGATGTGTTCGATGATTCCGAAGCCGCAGGACTGCTTAAAGAGGAGCATTTTATACCTGTAGAGAATATCGGCGGCAAGCTCGTTCTTGTCGGTGCGGAAGACGATTCTCTCTGGGATACCGCAAAATACATACGCAGAATGGACAGTCGCCTGAAATCCCGTCCGCATTCCTGCAAATACTCGGTGTATCTCTATGAACACGGCACACATTTTGTATTCCCCGAAAGCGTACTGAAAAAAGCTCTGCCCGTCGGTGCTGATATGCTTGTAAATATGTGCTTTTCAGCGGCTAAGAAATTCCCGGATGAATGTAAAGCAATGCGCATTGATCTTGATAAAAAACTTACCGAAGAAATCCTTGATTGGAAATCAAACAATTAA
- a CDS encoding acyl carrier protein — translation MSEQEIYERLNEVFRNVFDDDDIEVEAGTTADDIEDWDSLEHINLISAVEDEFGIRFKMGEVSSMKNVGEMVDIIKSRA, via the coding sequence ATGAGCGAGCAGGAAATTTACGAAAGATTAAACGAGGTTTTCAGAAACGTATTCGACGATGACGATATCGAGGTCGAAGCAGGCACAACAGCAGATGATATAGAGGACTGGGACAGCCTTGAGCATATCAACCTCATCTCCGCTGTAGAAGACGAATTCGGTATCCGTTTCAAGATGGGCGAGGTTTCTTCGATGAAGAACGTCGGCGAAATGGTCGACATAATAAAATCCAGAGCCTAA
- a CDS encoding HAD-IIIC family phosphatase produces the protein MKELEYPFDSGYLLKKKRSIKRLLLSDGSVRIKKKIAVLGGSTTNDIINMLELFLLNYGIEPTFYESEYNRYWQDAVFGNEELDSFSPDLIFVHTSNRNILKYPAITDSKEQTDALFSEQMKYFETMWEKIAERYHCPVIQNNFEQPYFRLMGNRDAFDCRGRVNFINRLNTAFADYAASHESFYINDINYVSACYGLDKWSEPSYWHLYKYAMCVPAIPDFAFNLAAIIKSVFGKNKKALVLDLDNTLWGGVVGDDGVDGIEIGQETHMGQVYAEFQKYLGLVKDTGVMLTVCSKNDEENALAGLNHPEGSLKPDDFIMIKANWDNKDRNIEAIATGLNIGQDALVFLDDNPAERAIVSAQLPTVAVPEMERPEDYIRVVDRSRFFEITAFSSDDLKRNEMYKENAVRAAQQAQFTDYGEYLHSLEMVAVIDDFLPVYLPRITQLTNKSNQFNLTTKRFTTAEMEQVFADDSYIRLYGRLADKFGDNGIVSVVIGKVNGDTLDIDLWLMSCRVLKRDMEYAMLDNLCDRAKQRGLKTVKGYYYPTAKNKMVKELYGDFGFTKVSEDADGNTVWELSLSGYEPKNKYITVERNK, from the coding sequence ATGAAAGAACTTGAATACCCCTTCGACAGCGGTTATCTGCTGAAAAAGAAACGCTCTATAAAAAGACTGCTCCTGTCAGACGGCAGTGTGCGTATAAAGAAAAAAATCGCCGTTCTCGGCGGCTCAACCACGAACGATATAATAAATATGCTCGAATTATTCCTGCTGAACTACGGCATCGAGCCGACCTTCTACGAGTCGGAGTACAACCGTTACTGGCAGGACGCAGTATTCGGAAATGAGGAGCTTGACAGCTTCTCACCCGACCTTATTTTCGTGCACACGTCCAACCGCAATATTCTGAAATATCCTGCGATAACCGACAGCAAGGAGCAGACAGACGCTCTTTTTTCCGAGCAGATGAAATATTTTGAAACGATGTGGGAAAAGATAGCTGAGCGCTACCACTGCCCCGTTATACAGAATAACTTTGAACAGCCGTATTTCAGGCTTATGGGCAACCGTGATGCGTTTGACTGCCGAGGCAGAGTGAATTTCATAAACAGGCTGAACACAGCGTTTGCCGATTATGCCGCATCGCACGAGAGTTTTTATATCAATGATATAAACTATGTCAGCGCCTGCTACGGTCTTGACAAGTGGAGCGAGCCGTCCTACTGGCACCTGTACAAGTACGCAATGTGCGTTCCTGCGATACCCGACTTTGCATTCAATTTAGCGGCAATAATAAAGTCGGTATTCGGCAAGAACAAGAAAGCGCTTGTACTCGACCTTGATAATACATTATGGGGCGGAGTTGTCGGAGATGACGGTGTTGACGGTATCGAAATCGGACAGGAAACCCATATGGGACAGGTCTATGCCGAATTTCAGAAGTATCTCGGACTTGTGAAGGATACAGGCGTAATGCTGACCGTCTGCTCTAAGAATGATGAAGAAAATGCCCTTGCAGGCCTTAATCACCCCGAGGGCAGTTTAAAACCCGATGATTTCATAATGATAAAGGCAAACTGGGATAACAAGGACAGAAATATCGAGGCAATAGCGACAGGGCTCAACATCGGACAGGATGCGCTTGTATTCCTTGATGATAACCCAGCCGAGCGTGCGATAGTTTCCGCACAGTTGCCTACAGTAGCCGTTCCCGAAATGGAGCGTCCGGAGGATTATATAAGAGTGGTAGACCGCTCACGCTTCTTTGAGATAACCGCTTTTTCAAGCGATGATTTAAAGCGTAACGAAATGTACAAGGAGAATGCGGTAAGAGCCGCACAGCAGGCACAGTTCACCGACTACGGCGAGTATCTTCACAGTCTTGAGATGGTGGCTGTGATAGATGACTTCCTGCCTGTCTATCTTCCCCGCATAACACAGCTTACAAACAAGAGCAACCAGTTCAACCTCACCACAAAGCGTTTTACGACCGCAGAAATGGAGCAGGTATTCGCAGATGACAGCTATATCAGGCTGTACGGCAGGCTTGCCGACAAGTTCGGCGACAACGGCATAGTATCGGTAGTTATCGGAAAGGTGAACGGCGATACGCTCGACATAGATTTATGGCTGATGAGTTGCCGTGTGCTTAAGCGCGATATGGAATACGCAATGCTCGACAATCTTTGCGACAGAGCAAAACAGCGTGGACTTAAGACGGTAAAGGGATATTATTACCCCACCGCAAAGAATAAAATGGTGAAAGAGCTGTACGGCGACTTCGGCTTTACGAAGGTCAGCGAGGACGCAGACGGCAACACCGTATGGGAGCTTTCGCTTTCGGGCTACGAGCCTAAAAACAAGTATATTACTGTAGAAAGGAACAAGTAA
- a CDS encoding DHHW family protein, which translates to MKKLPKITALILTLSLACGCSEVFPDSNASGKDTSAYTLPPDPVSSEAPSDTESEETEPPDTSAPETSPPDTSAEETSAPETDGTSAEESSAPASNSDINSYRAIGDNGILVAGMDNHYRGIMFYGGTYGYCDQYMTDVKAFQSALPEVTVYSMVIPTSVDFYNPTEYKGYTELQKDKIDYIESGLKSTGVTNVSVYDTLSKHTSEEIYSRTDHHWMPLGAYYAAQVFCKTAGVKVPDIKNYRKETCGGYVGSMYYYSSDEHLNNDPETYAVYYSPNEDKLKTTYYDRYYSNGYDSNLFLCDNASYYYLSFLGSDDLIAHIKTNAKTGRNLVVIKESYGNGLIPFFTESFDNIYVLDLRYCEVNAIKFCKQVDATDLLFANCAYTVAGGNCDYFSYIRNI; encoded by the coding sequence ATGAAAAAGCTCCCGAAGATAACAGCGCTTATATTGACATTATCGCTCGCCTGCGGATGCTCGGAGGTTTTCCCCGACAGCAACGCAAGCGGCAAGGACACATCGGCATACACCCTACCACCCGACCCCGTATCATCGGAAGCTCCTTCGGACACCGAAAGCGAAGAAACCGAACCGCCCGATACCTCCGCTCCCGAAACGTCACCGCCGGATACTTCTGCCGAAGAAACCTCCGCTCCCGAAACAGACGGCACTTCTGCCGAAGAAAGCTCCGCCCCCGCAAGCAACAGCGATATAAACAGCTACAGGGCGATAGGCGACAACGGCATATTAGTCGCAGGTATGGATAATCATTACCGTGGAATTATGTTCTATGGCGGTACATACGGCTACTGCGACCAATATATGACCGATGTAAAGGCGTTCCAGTCGGCACTTCCCGAAGTAACGGTATATTCTATGGTAATACCGACATCTGTCGATTTCTACAATCCGACCGAATACAAGGGCTACACCGAGCTTCAGAAGGATAAGATAGATTATATCGAAAGCGGACTTAAAAGCACAGGCGTTACAAATGTCAGCGTGTATGATACTCTGTCAAAGCACACCTCAGAGGAGATATACTCAAGGACGGATCACCACTGGATGCCACTCGGCGCATATTATGCCGCACAGGTGTTCTGCAAAACGGCAGGTGTAAAGGTGCCGGATATAAAGAATTACCGCAAGGAAACCTGCGGCGGTTATGTCGGCTCGATGTATTATTACTCTTCCGACGAACACCTTAACAATGACCCCGAAACCTATGCTGTCTACTATTCTCCGAATGAGGATAAGCTGAAAACTACATATTACGACCGTTATTACAGCAACGGCTATGACAGCAACCTTTTCCTTTGCGACAACGCAAGCTATTACTACCTGTCGTTTTTAGGCAGTGACGATCTCATCGCCCATATAAAGACCAACGCAAAGACAGGCAGAAACTTAGTTGTGATAAAGGAAAGCTACGGCAACGGGCTTATCCCGTTCTTCACCGAGAGCTTTGATAATATCTATGTGCTTGACCTGCGCTACTGCGAGGTAAACGCAATAAAATTCTGCAAGCAGGTCGATGCGACCGATCTGCTGTTTGCAAACTGCGCCTATACCGTTGCAGGCGGCAACTGCGACTACTTCTCATATATACGAAATATCTGA
- a CDS encoding DHHW family protein, with product MKLNIRLTAAILACASILTSASACSSQNTSSATDSKNESSLTESSATESKDNTKSDTTSDNSSASSESTVSSDESSSENKKPVGVDGVQTNGQLVVDIDGHTWGISLYGGGDGANYASYLNEFKEKVGSSVNVFNMVVPTAGAYYLPEGYEKYNASHRDSINSIANKLVNVINVDGYAALEAHTNEYIYTRTDHHWEPLGAYYAAKAFCEMAQVPVKELSTYKTETIEGFVGTMYAFTEYNERIKNDPDTFTYYIPSTDYTATYYTTDFKADEQFTQFHSIFVDQPASGAYSTFMGGDQKIVKIETANKNGRKLCIFKDSYGNAEVPFFIDSFEEIYVCDIRYFDLYAPDFIKDNGITDVLFTMCTFSAVGENAEGIKNNLLSK from the coding sequence ATGAAGTTAAATATCAGGTTAACAGCGGCAATACTTGCCTGTGCGTCAATTCTGACGTCGGCCTCCGCCTGCTCATCACAGAATACAAGCTCCGCCACGGACAGCAAAAACGAAAGCAGTTTAACGGAAAGCTCCGCTACAGAAAGCAAGGATAATACAAAAAGCGATACAACAAGCGATAATTCATCCGCATCTTCAGAAAGCACCGTTTCTTCCGATGAATCATCGTCCGAAAACAAGAAGCCTGTCGGCGTTGACGGCGTTCAGACAAACGGCCAGCTTGTCGTTGACATAGACGGTCATACATGGGGCATCTCCCTTTACGGCGGCGGCGACGGTGCAAACTATGCGTCATACCTTAACGAGTTCAAGGAAAAGGTAGGCTCATCGGTAAACGTATTCAATATGGTAGTGCCTACAGCAGGCGCATACTACCTCCCCGAAGGCTACGAAAAATACAACGCAAGCCACAGAGATTCGATAAACAGCATTGCAAACAAGCTGGTGAACGTGATAAACGTTGACGGATACGCCGCACTTGAGGCGCACACAAACGAGTACATCTATACCCGTACCGATCACCACTGGGAACCCCTCGGCGCATATTATGCGGCAAAGGCTTTCTGTGAAATGGCACAGGTACCCGTAAAGGAGCTTTCGACCTACAAGACGGAAACGATAGAGGGTTTTGTCGGAACAATGTACGCATTTACCGAGTATAACGAGCGCATCAAGAATGACCCCGATACCTTCACCTACTATATCCCCTCTACAGATTACACCGCAACCTATTATACCACCGACTTCAAGGCTGATGAGCAGTTCACACAGTTCCACAGCATATTTGTAGATCAGCCTGCAAGCGGTGCATATTCGACCTTTATGGGCGGTGATCAGAAGATAGTAAAGATAGAAACCGCAAACAAGAACGGCAGAAAGCTCTGCATCTTCAAGGACAGCTACGGCAATGCCGAAGTTCCCTTCTTTATAGATTCCTTTGAGGAAATCTACGTTTGCGACATCCGCTACTTTGACCTTTACGCACCCGACTTTATTAAGGATAACGGCATTACCGACGTTCTGTTCACAATGTGTACATTCTCCGCTGTCGGTGAAAATGCAGAGGGTATAAAGAACAACCTGCTTTCAAAGTAA
- a CDS encoding DUF308 domain-containing protein — MTVKPNIKKNFNITWLLLYGAGLITVGILVLVNGKIVVEPAARLGGIFIVANGIHRLIRAYARHQRLPVFSGVGNIIIGLISVFFPAATLALLSFIFSLYVFLNALVKFIDFGTALKNAVPDAFYDFFSGIFFTVFGIIMLFGTLMGSQGMLVVIGLYCIIYGAGELRLFIREAVPNKAKGIIRRRIRFSLPQVITTFIPLKTLRSYTERLDSREIDIEKLQNEERYEKSADTPDIHVLIHVSADGVGSIGHCDLVLNGTVISYGNYDKASERLFGGIGDGVLFKADFDKYINFCVYHDLQMVFDFGIKLSEKQLAKVRKGIAKLERNITRWKPPYQLATENSPTADIADFDDYCSSLWNGTHARFYKFKSGRFKTYFVMSTNCVFLADYILSKAGTDIVKTAGIITPGDYYDYMQSEYALPGGIVITRDIYSKYNVSPTET, encoded by the coding sequence ATGACCGTAAAGCCGAATATAAAAAAGAACTTCAATATAACATGGTTGCTCCTGTACGGCGCAGGACTTATCACTGTCGGTATACTTGTACTTGTAAACGGAAAAATAGTGGTAGAGCCTGCCGCAAGGCTTGGCGGTATCTTTATCGTTGCAAACGGTATCCACCGCCTTATCCGTGCCTACGCAAGACATCAGCGACTGCCCGTGTTCAGCGGTGTCGGAAACATTATTATAGGACTAATATCCGTTTTCTTTCCCGCCGCTACTCTTGCGCTTCTGTCGTTTATATTCTCGCTTTACGTTTTTCTTAATGCCCTTGTAAAATTCATCGACTTCGGCACAGCCCTTAAAAATGCCGTTCCCGATGCGTTCTATGATTTCTTTTCGGGAATATTCTTCACCGTTTTCGGCATTATTATGCTTTTCGGCACTCTTATGGGAAGTCAGGGTATGCTTGTTGTCATCGGACTATATTGCATAATTTACGGTGCAGGCGAGCTGAGGCTGTTTATCCGTGAGGCCGTTCCGAATAAAGCCAAAGGCATTATCCGCCGCAGGATACGCTTTTCGCTTCCGCAGGTCATAACCACGTTCATACCGCTGAAAACCTTGCGCAGCTATACCGAGCGGCTTGATTCCCGTGAGATAGATATTGAAAAACTGCAAAACGAGGAGCGTTACGAAAAAAGCGCCGACACCCCCGATATACACGTTCTTATCCACGTCAGCGCCGACGGAGTAGGCTCTATAGGACATTGCGACCTTGTGCTGAACGGCACGGTAATATCCTACGGAAATTACGACAAAGCGTCCGAAAGGCTTTTCGGAGGCATCGGTGACGGTGTGCTTTTCAAAGCGGATTTTGACAAGTATATAAATTTCTGCGTTTATCACGATTTGCAGATGGTGTTTGACTTTGGCATAAAGCTGTCGGAAAAACAGCTTGCAAAAGTCAGAAAAGGCATAGCAAAGCTCGAACGAAACATCACACGCTGGAAACCGCCCTATCAGCTTGCAACCGAAAACAGCCCCACCGCCGATATTGCGGATTTTGACGATTATTGCAGTTCGCTGTGGAACGGCACACACGCACGGTTCTATAAGTTTAAAAGCGGCAGATTCAAGACCTATTTCGTTATGAGTACAAACTGCGTTTTCCTTGCGGACTATATACTCAGCAAGGCAGGAACCGATATAGTAAAGACCGCAGGAATAATAACCCCCGGCGATTATTACGATTATATGCAGAGCGAATATGCCCTCCCCGGCGGAATAGTCATAACCCGTGACATTTACAGTAAATATAATGTTTCGCCGACTGAAACTTAA
- a CDS encoding bifunctional folylpolyglutamate synthase/dihydrofolate synthase has translation MTYEQAFEYVGSFTKSGTPVKDLIRFVILMRLLGNPQNELKIVHVAGTNGKGSVCEYISNAVKADNKSVGKFTSPYIDCIEERIQVNGKYISRPAFALLCEQVKNAVEQTGFDGFSQFEILCAIALLYFYKEQVDVAVIETGIGGLLDCTNVVNPIVSVITAVDFDHTDVLGDTLTEIARHKAGIIKPSVPCIVYPGQAKEVMRVIDDKCREYNCEEIIPDMTRVQMLHMDITDVFFSYKGMNYHLIMSGEHQIKNALCAIEACRILNIEYSSVFTGLERSALRARMEEVSVNGAACIIDGSHNPSAMRAAEKLLSCDKRKIHAVVGMMANKDWQTALKIILPRFEDVIFVDGFMPGCVPASQLTRFAIEQGVRATACGDLNSAISQATLKAGTKDIAMITGSLYLASAAEKIISK, from the coding sequence ATGACATACGAACAGGCATTTGAATACGTCGGTTCTTTCACAAAATCCGGTACACCTGTAAAGGACCTTATAAGATTTGTTATTCTTATGAGGCTTCTCGGCAATCCGCAAAACGAGCTTAAAATAGTTCACGTTGCAGGAACAAACGGAAAAGGCAGCGTATGCGAATATATAAGCAACGCTGTAAAAGCCGACAACAAGAGCGTAGGAAAATTCACATCGCCCTATATTGATTGCATTGAAGAACGCATACAGGTGAACGGCAAATATATCTCACGCCCTGCCTTTGCACTTCTTTGCGAGCAGGTGAAAAATGCCGTAGAGCAGACAGGCTTTGACGGATTTTCACAGTTTGAGATACTCTGCGCTATAGCCCTGCTTTATTTCTATAAGGAGCAGGTAGACGTTGCTGTTATAGAAACCGGCATAGGCGGACTTCTTGACTGCACTAACGTTGTAAATCCCATTGTAAGTGTGATCACAGCGGTAGATTTCGACCATACCGATGTGCTTGGCGATACGCTTACCGAAATAGCACGTCACAAGGCAGGCATAATAAAGCCGTCCGTTCCGTGCATAGTATATCCGGGACAGGCAAAAGAGGTAATGCGTGTCATTGACGATAAATGCCGTGAGTATAACTGCGAAGAAATTATCCCCGATATGACAAGAGTGCAGATGCTCCATATGGATATTACCGATGTGTTCTTTTCGTACAAGGGTATGAATTATCATCTCATTATGTCCGGTGAACATCAGATAAAAAATGCTCTGTGTGCCATAGAGGCCTGCCGTATACTGAATATAGAGTACAGCAGTGTGTTCACAGGACTTGAAAGATCCGCCCTCAGAGCCAGAATGGAGGAGGTAAGCGTGAACGGCGCTGCCTGCATCATAGACGGCTCGCACAACCCCTCCGCAATGAGAGCCGCCGAAAAACTGCTGAGCTGCGACAAAAGAAAAATACACGCCGTAGTCGGTATGATGGCAAATAAGGACTGGCAGACCGCCCTTAAAATAATTCTCCCCCGCTTCGAAGATGTAATATTCGTTGACGGCTTTATGCCCGGATGCGTACCTGCTTCTCAGCTTACACGCTTTGCCATAGAGCAGGGAGTACGTGCTACCGCCTGCGGCGACCTTAACAGCGCAATATCACAGGCAACGCTCAAGGCAGGAACAAAGGATATAGCGATGATAACAGGCTCGCTCTACCTTGCCTCCGCCGCCGAAAAGATAATCAGCAAGTAA
- a CDS encoding NUDIX domain-containing protein — translation MTYEKSCGGIVYRKFHGNTEILLIKHIKSGYWSFPKGHVENGETEEETAKREIKEETGIDVYIDSGFRETVTYSPRKDAKKEVVYFVARARNYDYTPQLEEISEIRWVGIGQAHNLLVYDNDKLIVNKAKSFIALMK, via the coding sequence ATGACTTATGAAAAGTCCTGCGGCGGTATTGTTTACAGAAAATTTCACGGCAATACGGAAATATTGCTTATAAAGCACATCAAGTCGGGCTACTGGTCTTTCCCGAAAGGACACGTTGAAAACGGCGAAACCGAAGAAGAAACCGCAAAACGTGAAATAAAGGAGGAAACCGGCATAGACGTTTATATTGACTCGGGCTTCAGAGAAACGGTTACATATTCGCCACGCAAGGACGCAAAAAAGGAGGTTGTGTATTTTGTCGCCCGTGCAAGAAATTATGATTACACCCCCCAGCTTGAAGAAATTTCTGAGATACGCTGGGTAGGTATAGGACAGGCGCATAACCTGCTCGTCTATGACAACGACAAGCTGATAGTAAATAAGGCAAAGAGCTTTATCGCACTTATGAAATGA